One genomic region from Salvia hispanica cultivar TCC Black 2014 chromosome 2, UniMelb_Shisp_WGS_1.0, whole genome shotgun sequence encodes:
- the LOC125208311 gene encoding beta-glucuronosyltransferase GlcAT14C, whose product MKRAHINRKCSLPLIFASISALILIFISILSHLKPNNSSFPTPISDLPDFPQLPRFAYFISGTSGDGASLRRLLQASYHPRNYYLLHLDLEASDSERLDLAKYVKSAPLIRSFRNVMVMGKGDLLTPKGPTEMASTLHAIAILLKQPKRWDWFVNLGASDYPLMPQDDLLHIFSYLPRDLNFIEHTSDFGWKEHQRARPIIIDPGLYHSKKSGVFWAKEKRSLPASFKLFTGSAWVVLSRSFLEFCIWGWDNLPRTLLMYYTNFLSASEGYFHTVMCNHKHYQNTTVNHDLHFIKWEDTRREQPVNLTLDDFERMVESGAPFAHKIGSDAVLNKIDRVLLRRSASQFTPGGWCMASYGRKQEDSCLVYASSDVTKPSSSSKRLEMLVTHLLDNDQFRGKQCK is encoded by the exons ATGAAACGAGCTCATATCAACCGAAAATGTTCATTGCCCCTAATTTTCGCATCCATTTCAGCCCTCATACTCATCTTCATCTCAATTCTATCCCACCTCAAACCCAATAATTCCTCTTTCCCCACCCCCATCTCCGATCTCCCAGACTTCCCCCAATTGCCGCGATTCGCCTACTTCATTTCCGGCACAAGCGGCGACGGCGCGAGCCTGAGGCGGCTGCTTCAGGCCTCGTACCATCCGCGCAATTACTATCTCCTTCATCTCGATTTGGAGGCCTCCGACTCCGAAAGGCTAGACCTCGCCAAGTATGTCAAGTCTGCACCACTAATTCGGAGCTTCAGGAATGTGATGGTGATGGGGAAGGGCGACTTGCTCACCCCCAAGGGCCCCACGGAGATGGCCTCCACGCTGCACGCCATCGCCATTCTTCTCAAGCAGCCCAAGCGCTGGGATTGGTTTGTTAACCTTGGTGCTTCCGATTATCCGCTTATGCCTCAGGATG ATTTGCTGCACATTTTCTCCTACTTGCCTAGGGATCTGAATTTCATTGAGCATACTAGTGACTTTGGTTGGAAAGA ACACCAAAGAGCTAGGCCTATAATAATTGATCCTGGATTGTATCACTCAAAGAAATCTGGTGTTTTCTGGGCCAAGGAGAAAAGATCATTGCCTGCTTCTTTCAAATTATTCACTG GTTCTGCTTGGGTGGTTCTTTCAAGGTCGTTTCTCGAGTTTTGCATCTGGGGATGGGATAATCTCCCACGCACTCTCCTCATGTACTATACAAATTTCCTCTCAGCGTCAGAGGGATATTTCCACACCGTGATGTGCAATCACAAGCACTATCAGAACACAACGGTGAACCACGACCTGCACTTCATAAAGTGGGAGGACACTAGGAGGGAACAGCCCGTGAATTTGACCCTAGACGACTTTGAGAGGATGGTGGAAAGCGGGGCCCCATTCGCTCATAAAATTGGGAGCGACGCTGTTCTTAATAAAATCGACAGAGTTCTACTGAGAAGATCAGCCAGCCAGTTTACTCCTGGGGGTTGGTGTATGGCTAGCTATGGGCGTAAACAGGAGGATTCTTGTCTGGTTTATGCTAGTTCAGATGTCACTAAACCATCTTCAAGTTCGAAAAGGTTGGAGATGCTTGTGACTCACCTGCTCGATAACGATCAATTTCGTGGAAAACAATGTAAATAA